Proteins co-encoded in one Sphingopyxis sp. BE259 genomic window:
- a CDS encoding cysteine synthase A — protein MTIAANSLDLIGNTPLVLLKGPSEATGCEIWGKCEYANPGGSVKDRAALYIVRDAEANGSLKPGGTIVEGTAGNTGIGLALVGNALGYRTIIVMPDNQSAEKMATIRALGAELVLVPPAPFANPGHFVHTSRRIAEETDNAVWANQFDNIANRKSHVMGTAEEIWGQMGGRIHGFTCAAGTGGTIAGTGLGLKAHDPDIIIALTDPHGAGLYNYYQCGELKAEGASVAEGIGQNRITANLDGAPIDTQFRISDAEGLAVVRRLLDEEGLCLGLSSGINVAGAMALARQLGPGKRIATILCDSGFRYLSTLYNPEWLASKGLAAVHEEAGA, from the coding sequence ATGACTATTGCTGCAAACAGCCTCGACCTGATCGGCAACACCCCGCTGGTGTTGCTGAAGGGGCCGAGCGAAGCCACCGGCTGCGAAATCTGGGGCAAGTGCGAATATGCCAACCCCGGCGGATCGGTAAAGGATCGCGCCGCGCTCTATATCGTCCGCGATGCGGAGGCGAACGGCAGCCTGAAACCCGGCGGCACGATCGTCGAAGGCACGGCGGGCAACACCGGCATCGGGCTGGCGCTGGTCGGCAACGCGCTGGGCTATCGGACGATCATCGTCATGCCCGACAACCAGAGCGCCGAGAAGATGGCGACGATTCGCGCGCTGGGCGCTGAGCTGGTGCTGGTGCCGCCCGCGCCCTTTGCCAACCCCGGCCATTTCGTCCACACCTCGCGCCGCATTGCCGAGGAAACCGACAATGCGGTCTGGGCGAACCAGTTCGACAATATCGCCAACCGCAAATCGCATGTGATGGGCACCGCCGAGGAAATCTGGGGGCAGATGGGCGGCCGCATCCATGGCTTCACCTGCGCCGCGGGGACCGGCGGCACGATCGCCGGGACCGGGCTCGGCCTGAAGGCGCACGACCCGGATATCATCATCGCACTGACCGATCCCCACGGCGCCGGGCTGTACAATTATTATCAGTGCGGCGAGTTGAAAGCCGAAGGCGCCAGCGTCGCCGAAGGCATCGGTCAGAACCGCATCACCGCCAACCTCGACGGCGCGCCGATCGATACGCAATTCCGCATCTCGGATGCCGAAGGGCTAGCCGTGGTCCGCCGCCTGCTCGACGAGGAAGGGCTGTGCCTGGGGCTGTCGTCGGGCATCAACGTCGCCGGGGCGATGGCGCTGGCGCGGCAATTGGGGCCGGGCAAGCGCATCGCAACGATCCTGTGCGACAGCGGGTTTCGCTATCTGTCGACGCTTTACAACCCCGAGTGGCTGGCAAGCAAAGGTCTGGCGGCGGTGCACGAGGAGGCGGGGGCGTGA
- a CDS encoding TonB-dependent receptor, with amino-acid sequence MRLLCSAGFTFAMLLAAPAFAQDRAAAGSDDDIHTGDPIIVTAPYVRSLDILGNVSVVEGDELARDIRGQIGDTLTRQAGVSATSFAPGASRPVLRGFSGERVRVLTDGIGSIDVSNTSADHAVTIDPLTVERIEILRGPAVLLFGSQAIGGAVNLFDRRIPRKVPTDHVHIDAIGGYATAADDRNIGSSIDVALTPQIVAHLDGSWRKTGDARAGGFVYAPGIRGDLLHLAEHEVEEGHLDEAAELTADANRRGKIPNTASETWTAAGGLSLINDGGQLGISVSYFDSNYGVPSRPNTAHDHGGEEGEEEGGHDHGEAPVTIGLKQWRADVRGEVEMGDGFFDKLRIRAGFADYEHTEFEGDEVGTVFTNQGVEGRLELAQNDRGGWRGASGVQYSHRDFNAIGAEAFVPRNLTDQFALFTLQEWTLGSLGVEAAARYETTDVRAPALGISRSFDTFSGALGANYDISDSAKIGLSVARAVRAPSAEELFSNGPHIATQSFEVGDVNLKREASWGAEASFKLKTDAFSLSLTGYSNWFDNFIYSEATGEEDDELPVFQYFQRDARVWGFEAEASARLAQVGSFNIVGDVVADMTRAKIKGGDHVPRIPAMRVLGGLEAQGERIDARAEVEWTDNQNRIAAFETPTKGFTLVNASISWRPLPDTKNLTLSLAANNIFDVEARRHASFTKDYVPLTGRDIRITARASF; translated from the coding sequence ATGCGTTTGCTTTGCTCCGCCGGTTTTACCTTTGCCATGCTCCTCGCCGCCCCGGCTTTCGCGCAGGACCGCGCTGCCGCGGGCAGCGACGACGACATCCACACCGGCGATCCGATCATCGTCACCGCGCCCTATGTCCGCAGCCTGGACATTCTGGGCAATGTGTCGGTGGTCGAGGGGGACGAGCTGGCGCGCGACATCCGCGGTCAGATCGGCGACACGCTGACCCGGCAGGCGGGCGTATCCGCAACCAGCTTTGCCCCCGGCGCGTCACGCCCGGTGCTGCGCGGCTTTTCGGGCGAGCGCGTCCGCGTGCTGACCGACGGGATCGGGTCGATCGACGTGTCGAACACGTCGGCCGACCATGCGGTGACCATCGATCCGCTGACCGTCGAGCGCATCGAAATCCTGCGCGGCCCGGCCGTGCTGCTGTTCGGCAGCCAGGCAATCGGCGGCGCGGTCAACCTGTTCGACCGCCGAATTCCAAGAAAAGTTCCTACCGATCATGTCCATATCGACGCGATCGGCGGCTATGCGACCGCCGCCGACGACCGCAACATCGGCAGCTCGATCGACGTCGCACTAACCCCGCAGATCGTCGCGCATCTCGACGGCAGCTGGCGCAAGACCGGCGATGCGCGCGCGGGCGGTTTCGTCTATGCGCCCGGCATCCGCGGCGATTTGCTGCATCTGGCCGAACATGAAGTCGAAGAAGGTCATCTCGACGAGGCCGCCGAACTGACCGCCGACGCCAACCGCCGCGGCAAGATCCCGAATACCGCGAGCGAGACCTGGACAGCGGCGGGCGGTCTGTCGCTGATCAACGACGGCGGCCAGCTGGGTATTTCGGTCAGCTATTTCGACAGCAATTATGGCGTCCCCTCGCGCCCGAACACCGCGCACGACCATGGCGGCGAAGAAGGCGAGGAAGAAGGCGGGCATGACCATGGCGAAGCCCCGGTCACCATCGGACTGAAGCAATGGCGCGCCGATGTGCGCGGCGAGGTCGAGATGGGCGACGGCTTTTTCGACAAGCTGCGCATCCGCGCCGGGTTCGCCGATTATGAACATACCGAGTTCGAGGGCGACGAGGTCGGCACTGTCTTTACCAACCAGGGCGTCGAGGGTCGGCTGGAGCTGGCGCAAAACGACCGCGGCGGCTGGCGCGGCGCCAGCGGTGTCCAGTACAGCCACCGCGATTTCAACGCGATCGGCGCCGAAGCCTTTGTGCCGCGCAACCTGACCGACCAGTTCGCGCTGTTCACCTTGCAGGAATGGACGCTGGGTTCGCTCGGCGTCGAGGCCGCGGCCCGCTATGAAACGACCGACGTCCGCGCCCCGGCACTCGGCATCTCGCGCAGTTTCGACACCTTCTCAGGCGCGCTTGGCGCAAATTACGACATCAGTGACAGCGCCAAGATCGGCCTGTCGGTCGCCCGCGCCGTCCGCGCGCCGTCGGCCGAGGAGCTGTTCTCGAACGGGCCGCATATCGCGACCCAGTCGTTCGAGGTTGGCGACGTCAACCTCAAGCGCGAAGCCAGCTGGGGCGCCGAAGCGTCGTTCAAGCTCAAGACCGACGCCTTCAGCCTCAGCCTGACCGGCTATTCCAACTGGTTCGACAATTTCATCTATTCCGAAGCCACCGGCGAGGAAGATGACGAACTGCCCGTCTTCCAATATTTCCAGCGCGACGCCCGCGTGTGGGGTTTCGAGGCCGAGGCGAGCGCCCGGCTGGCGCAGGTCGGCAGCTTTAATATCGTCGGCGACGTCGTGGCCGACATGACGCGCGCCAAGATCAAGGGCGGCGACCATGTCCCGCGCATCCCCGCGATGCGCGTGCTGGGCGGGCTTGAGGCGCAGGGCGAGCGCATCGACGCGCGCGCCGAGGTCGAATGGACCGACAATCAGAACCGCATCGCCGCGTTCGAAACACCGACCAAGGGCTTCACGCTGGTCAACGCGTCGATCAGCTGGCGGCCGCTGCCCGACACCAAAAATCTGACGCTGTCGCTCGCCGCCAACAACATCTTCGATGTCGAGGCGCGGCGGCACGCCAGCTTTACCAAGGATTATGTCCCGCTGACCGGCCGCGACATCCGCATCACCGCGCGCGCGAGTTTTTAA
- the fabG gene encoding 3-oxoacyl-[acyl-carrier-protein] reductase — MFDLTGMTALVTGASGGIGSAIAQALAAQGARLAVSGSNADKLNAFRYTLGGDHVALPCNLGDAAAVDALVPSAVDALGGKLDILVNNAGVTRDNLIMRMKDEEWMDVIRINLEANFRLARAAAKPMMKARFGRIISITSVVGATGNPGQANYAASKAGVTGMTKALAQELASRGVTANCVAPGFIATAMTDDLPDAQKDALNQRIPAGRMGEGSDIAAAVVYLASKEAGYVTGQTLHVNGGMAMLS; from the coding sequence ATGTTTGATCTCACCGGCATGACCGCCCTCGTCACCGGCGCGTCGGGCGGCATCGGTTCAGCTATCGCACAGGCGCTGGCGGCGCAGGGCGCCCGGCTTGCGGTGTCGGGGTCCAACGCCGATAAGCTGAACGCCTTTCGCTACACGCTTGGCGGCGATCATGTCGCTCTGCCTTGCAATCTGGGCGATGCCGCCGCGGTCGATGCGCTGGTGCCGTCCGCGGTCGACGCGCTGGGCGGCAAGCTCGACATCCTCGTCAACAACGCCGGGGTGACGCGCGACAATCTGATCATGCGGATGAAGGACGAGGAGTGGATGGACGTTATCCGTATCAATCTTGAGGCCAATTTCCGCCTCGCGCGTGCGGCGGCGAAGCCGATGATGAAGGCGCGGTTCGGCCGCATCATCTCGATCACCAGCGTCGTCGGCGCTACCGGCAATCCGGGGCAGGCCAATTACGCGGCTTCGAAGGCCGGGGTCACCGGAATGACCAAGGCGTTGGCGCAGGAACTGGCCAGCCGCGGGGTGACCGCGAACTGCGTCGCGCCGGGCTTTATCGCCACCGCGATGACCGACGACCTGCCCGACGCGCAAAAAGACGCGCTGAACCAGCGCATCCCGGCGGGCCGGATGGGCGAGGGCAGCGATATTGCCGCGGCGGTCGTCTATCTGGCGTCGAAAGAGGCTGGATATGTGACCGGTCAGACGTTGCATGTGAACGGCGGGATGGCCATGCTGTCCTGA
- the fabD gene encoding ACP S-malonyltransferase, translating to MRAFIFPGQGSQAVGMGKALADASPVAREVFQEVDDALGQKLFLLMSEGPEDQLTLTENAQPAIMANAIATLRVLEKEGGVTLSAKADYVAGHSLGEYSALCAAGAFDLATTARLLKTRGQAMQAAVPVGIGAMAALLGADIDTAQKLADAAAEGEVCTVANDNDPSQVVISGHKGAVERAVALVKDYDIKRGVLLPVSAPFHCPLMQAAADAMAEALGVNSPAAPLVPVVANVTASPVSDADTIRDLLVQQITGRVRWRESVGAMEGIGVTHFVEFGGKVLSPMVKRSASGEVETASVISMDDIEALLKTL from the coding sequence ATGCGCGCATTCATCTTTCCGGGTCAGGGCAGCCAGGCAGTCGGCATGGGCAAGGCGCTCGCTGACGCCTCGCCGGTCGCGCGCGAGGTGTTTCAGGAGGTCGATGACGCGCTGGGGCAAAAGCTGTTCCTGCTGATGAGCGAAGGGCCGGAGGATCAGCTGACCCTCACCGAAAATGCCCAGCCCGCGATCATGGCCAATGCGATCGCGACGTTGCGCGTGCTGGAAAAGGAAGGCGGCGTGACCTTGTCGGCCAAGGCCGATTATGTCGCGGGCCACAGTCTGGGCGAATATAGCGCGCTCTGCGCCGCGGGTGCCTTCGACCTCGCGACCACCGCGCGGCTGCTGAAGACGCGCGGTCAGGCGATGCAGGCGGCGGTGCCGGTCGGCATCGGCGCGATGGCAGCGTTGCTCGGCGCCGATATCGACACCGCGCAGAAACTCGCCGACGCGGCTGCCGAAGGCGAGGTCTGCACCGTCGCCAACGACAATGACCCGTCGCAGGTCGTGATCTCGGGCCACAAGGGCGCGGTCGAGCGCGCGGTCGCGCTGGTCAAGGATTATGACATCAAGCGCGGGGTGCTGCTCCCCGTGTCGGCGCCGTTCCATTGCCCGCTGATGCAGGCGGCGGCGGATGCGATGGCCGAAGCGCTCGGCGTCAACTCGCCCGCCGCCCCGTTGGTGCCCGTGGTCGCCAACGTCACCGCCAGCCCGGTGAGCGACGCCGACACGATCCGCGACCTGCTCGTCCAGCAGATCACCGGCCGCGTCCGCTGGCGCGAAAGCGTCGGCGCGATGGAAGGCATCGGCGTGACGCATTTTGTCGAATTCGGCGGCAAGGTGCTGTCGCCGATGGTGAAGCGCAGCGCGTCGGGCGAGGTCGAGACCGCCAGCGTGATTTCGATGGACGATATCGAAGCGCTGCTCAAGACGCTCTAA
- a CDS encoding LD-carboxypeptidase codes for MRIGIVAPSTPILPDDAEAVRALASLGYPDVELVFDPQCFATHGHFAGEDGHRFAALVEMANRPDIDAIWFARGGYGACRIAEDAVAAMTDVARRKAFLGYSDQGNLLGALYRDGFDHVAHGPMVADIRREGGDAAILRALDWLVARDPGACEAGLQHGARHAAFNLMTLSMLLGTPLEPDLSGHVLLVEEVSEYLYAFDRAFFHVASYLGPRGLAGLRLGRVGDIRENDRPFGLEAEEIAQQWCTRCAIPYLGRADIGHDAENKVVPFGLHRAG; via the coding sequence ATGCGCATCGGAATAGTCGCTCCCTCGACCCCCATATTGCCCGACGATGCGGAAGCTGTCCGCGCGCTCGCCAGCCTCGGCTACCCCGACGTCGAGCTGGTCTTCGACCCGCAATGTTTCGCCACCCACGGCCATTTTGCTGGCGAGGACGGGCATCGCTTTGCCGCGCTCGTGGAAATGGCAAACCGTCCGGACATCGACGCGATCTGGTTCGCGCGCGGCGGCTATGGCGCGTGCCGGATTGCCGAGGATGCAGTCGCGGCGATGACCGATGTCGCGCGGCGCAAGGCGTTCCTTGGCTATTCGGATCAGGGCAATCTGCTCGGCGCGCTCTATCGCGACGGCTTCGATCACGTCGCGCACGGACCGATGGTCGCCGATATTCGCCGCGAGGGCGGCGACGCTGCGATATTGCGCGCGCTCGACTGGCTGGTCGCGCGCGATCCGGGCGCCTGCGAGGCGGGCTTGCAGCATGGCGCGCGCCATGCCGCATTCAACCTGATGACGCTGTCGATGCTGCTCGGTACGCCGCTAGAGCCCGATTTGTCGGGGCATGTGCTGCTGGTCGAAGAGGTCAGCGAATATCTTTATGCCTTTGACCGCGCCTTTTTTCATGTCGCCAGCTATCTGGGCCCGCGCGGCCTGGCCGGTCTGCGGCTCGGCCGGGTCGGCGACATTCGCGAAAACGACCGGCCGTTCGGGCTGGAAGCCGAGGAGATCGCGCAGCAGTGGTGCACGCGGTGCGCCATCCCCTATCTGGGCCGCGCCGACATCGGCCATGATGCCGAAAACAAGGTCGTCCCCTTCGGCTTGCATCGCGCCGGGTGA
- a CDS encoding Mur ligase family protein — MAENKSYFFCGIGGSGMLPLAMIVAARGASVAGSDRSRDQGRSPGKFAWLESQGIAFHPQDGSGPKAGQILIASAAIEDSVPDIAAAKALGLARMTRADLNAALFNDAAQAIGVGGTSGKSTVTGMIGWILESAGKKPTVMNGAVMRNFASEDRPFASALVGGNAVYVSEVDESDGSIALYQPDVAVVTNISLDHKSLDELHALFGDFVGKARIAVINADDPESAALFNADNNLRFGFGDGAALRGSDFTALPDGCRFKVAFQATTHDVRLRMPGRHNAMNALAAIAAARAINISVADSVAALVDFTGLARRYEVLGQAGGVTVIDDFAHNPDKVAATLAAVAELPGRALLFFQPHGYGPLRQMGRELAASFAAGMRPDDKLYVCDPVYFGGTVDRSIGSEALVAAIVASGGDAVHLTTRTNCGSAMLDEAKAGDRILILGARDDTLTEFGHELLAKLA, encoded by the coding sequence ATGGCGGAAAACAAATCCTATTTCTTCTGTGGCATCGGCGGGTCGGGCATGTTGCCGCTCGCCATGATTGTCGCGGCGCGCGGTGCCAGCGTTGCGGGGTCGGACCGCAGCCGCGACCAAGGACGCTCGCCCGGAAAATTCGCGTGGCTCGAAAGCCAGGGCATCGCATTTCACCCGCAGGATGGCAGCGGGCCGAAAGCGGGTCAGATCCTGATCGCATCGGCGGCGATCGAGGACAGCGTGCCGGACATCGCCGCCGCGAAGGCGCTCGGCCTCGCCCGCATGACCCGCGCCGATCTCAACGCCGCGCTGTTCAACGACGCGGCCCAAGCGATCGGCGTCGGCGGCACCAGCGGCAAGTCGACCGTCACCGGGATGATCGGCTGGATCCTCGAAAGCGCGGGGAAAAAACCGACGGTGATGAACGGCGCGGTGATGCGCAATTTCGCGAGCGAAGACCGGCCCTTTGCCAGCGCGCTGGTCGGCGGCAATGCCGTTTACGTCAGTGAAGTCGATGAAAGCGACGGCTCGATCGCGCTCTATCAGCCAGACGTCGCGGTGGTCACCAACATCAGCCTCGACCACAAGAGCCTCGACGAACTCCATGCACTGTTCGGCGATTTTGTCGGCAAGGCGCGGATTGCGGTGATCAACGCCGACGATCCCGAATCGGCGGCGCTGTTCAATGCCGACAACAATCTGCGGTTCGGGTTCGGCGACGGCGCGGCGCTGCGTGGCAGCGATTTTACGGCGCTGCCCGACGGCTGCCGCTTCAAGGTCGCTTTCCAGGCGACCACGCACGACGTGCGGTTGCGGATGCCGGGCCGCCACAATGCGATGAACGCACTCGCGGCGATCGCGGCGGCGCGCGCGATCAATATATCGGTGGCGGACTCGGTGGCCGCCCTTGTCGATTTCACCGGGCTGGCGCGCCGTTACGAAGTGCTGGGCCAGGCGGGCGGCGTGACGGTGATCGACGATTTTGCGCACAACCCCGACAAGGTTGCCGCGACGCTCGCCGCGGTCGCCGAACTGCCCGGCCGCGCCCTGCTGTTCTTTCAGCCACACGGTTACGGCCCGCTGCGCCAGATGGGCCGGGAACTCGCGGCCAGCTTTGCCGCCGGGATGCGGCCCGATGACAAGCTCTATGTTTGTGACCCCGTCTATTTCGGCGGCACCGTCGATCGCAGTATCGGCAGCGAGGCGCTGGTCGCCGCGATCGTTGCGAGCGGCGGCGATGCGGTGCACCTGACGACCCGCACCAATTGCGGCTCCGCAATGCTCGACGAAGCAAAGGCCGGCGACCGCATCCTGATCCTCGGCGCGCGCGACGACACGCTGACCGAATTTGGGCACGAATTGCTGGCGAAGCTCGCATAG
- the rpsF gene encoding 30S ribosomal protein S6, with amino-acid sequence MPFYEHVFIARQDLSQAQVDALAETVTNVITEYKGEVHKTETWGLKQLAYKIQKNRKGHYVMLSAEVSGEAIAEIERQAAISEDIIRWMTIKVDELEKGPSVMMRKQERRGGRGERGGRDRDGEE; translated from the coding sequence ATGCCGTTCTACGAGCATGTTTTTATCGCGCGTCAGGACCTGAGCCAGGCTCAGGTCGACGCGCTGGCGGAAACCGTCACCAACGTCATCACCGAATATAAGGGCGAGGTCCACAAGACCGAAACCTGGGGCCTGAAGCAGCTCGCCTACAAGATCCAGAAGAACCGCAAGGGTCATTATGTGATGCTGTCGGCCGAAGTGTCGGGCGAAGCGATCGCCGAGATCGAGCGTCAGGCGGCGATCAGCGAAGACATCATCCGCTGGATGACGATCAAGGTCGACGAACTTGAAAAAGGTCCGTCGGTTATGATGCGCAAGCAAGAACGTCGGGGCGGCCGCGGCGAACGTGGCGGTCGTGACCGCGACGGCGAAGAATAA
- the rpsR gene encoding 30S ribosomal protein S18 has product MARPFFRRRKTCPFTAKDAPVIDYKDVRLLQGYLSERGKIVPSRITAVSAKKQRELAKAIKRSRHIGLLPYIVK; this is encoded by the coding sequence ATGGCACGACCCTTTTTCCGCCGCCGCAAGACCTGCCCCTTCACGGCGAAGGACGCACCGGTCATCGATTACAAGGACGTTCGCCTGCTCCAGGGTTACCTGTCGGAGCGCGGCAAGATTGTCCCGTCGCGGATCACCGCGGTGTCCGCCAAAAAGCAGCGTGAGCTGGCGAAAGCGATCAAACGCTCGCGCCACATCGGCCTGCTGCCCTACATTGTGAAGTAA
- the rplI gene encoding 50S ribosomal protein L9, with amino-acid sequence MEIILLERIEKLGGIGDVVNVKNGFARNYLLPNNKALRANDANRKLFEANRGKIEADNAERRGEAEGRAKDIDGKQIVLIRQASNTGQLYGSVSVRDIVDALAEDGVTGLGKSMVELERPIKSLGLVDVKVKLHPEVIVTVAVNVARSPDEAEMQKQGIDVIQAMFEEEQAEAVATALEPDSEDEFDDATPPSERAADASDEAADDAKED; translated from the coding sequence ATGGAAATCATTCTGCTCGAACGCATCGAGAAACTCGGCGGCATCGGCGATGTCGTCAACGTCAAGAACGGCTTTGCCCGCAATTACCTGTTGCCCAACAACAAGGCGCTGCGCGCGAACGACGCCAACCGCAAGCTGTTCGAAGCGAACCGCGGCAAGATCGAGGCTGACAACGCCGAACGTCGCGGCGAAGCCGAAGGCCGCGCCAAGGATATTGACGGCAAGCAGATCGTGCTGATCCGCCAGGCGTCGAACACTGGCCAGCTGTATGGTTCGGTTTCGGTCCGCGACATCGTCGATGCGCTGGCCGAAGACGGCGTCACCGGCCTCGGCAAGTCGATGGTTGAACTCGAACGCCCGATCAAGTCGCTCGGCCTGGTCGACGTCAAGGTCAAGCTGCACCCCGAAGTCATCGTGACGGTCGCAGTCAACGTCGCGCGTTCGCCCGACGAAGCCGAGATGCAGAAGCAGGGCATCGACGTTATCCAGGCCATGTTCGAGGAAGAACAGGCCGAAGCGGTTGCGACGGCGCTGGAACCCGACAGCGAAGACGAATTCGACGACGCGACGCCGCCGTCGGAACGCGCTGCCGACGCCAGCGACGAAGCGGCTGACGACGCCAAGGAAGACTAA
- a CDS encoding Fe2+-dependent dioxygenase — MFKIVQLLDDDAVRTLRDIAASGQFVDGRISNPHSAVKNNLQLHDAGAYERSSKILLDAMVQNPDFMAFSFPARIAPPLLTRYSPGMHYGLHPDAAYIPLPDGQLRTDVSCTVFLNDPADYDGGALHVQLGNADLRFKEAAGVAVVYPSHTLHEVEPVTRGERLVAITFIQSLIPDVAQRGLMYDLNEIAAIEGGQMDPANFTRLQAVQYQLLRMWRR, encoded by the coding sequence ATGTTCAAGATCGTTCAGCTCCTCGACGACGACGCGGTGCGCACATTGCGCGACATCGCCGCGAGCGGCCAATTCGTCGATGGACGGATCAGCAACCCCCATTCGGCAGTAAAGAACAACCTGCAATTGCACGACGCCGGCGCCTATGAGCGCTCGTCGAAAATCCTGCTCGACGCGATGGTTCAGAACCCCGATTTCATGGCGTTTTCCTTTCCGGCGCGGATCGCCCCGCCGCTGCTGACCCGCTATTCGCCGGGCATGCATTACGGGCTGCACCCCGATGCCGCCTATATCCCCCTGCCCGACGGCCAGCTGCGCACCGACGTCAGCTGCACTGTTTTTCTGAACGATCCTGCCGACTATGACGGCGGCGCGCTGCATGTGCAGTTGGGCAATGCCGACCTGCGCTTCAAGGAAGCGGCGGGGGTGGCGGTCGTCTATCCGTCGCACACGTTGCACGAGGTCGAGCCGGTGACGCGCGGCGAACGGCTGGTCGCGATCACCTTCATCCAGAGCCTGATCCCCGACGTCGCTCAACGCGGCCTGATGTACGACCTCAACGAAATCGCGGCGATCGAGGGTGGCCAGATGGATCCGGCCAATTTCACCCGGCTACAGGCGGTGCAATATCAGTTGCTCAGGATGTGGCGGCGCTGA
- the folE gene encoding GTP cyclohydrolase I FolE produces MSDSKVETGPDGKVVVPDHVADAVRTLIEWAGDDPAREGLLDTPKRVARAWKEYCSGYADDPAIHLARTFEEVGGYDELVLLKDIPFQSHCEHHMAPITGKASIAYMPRDRVVGISKLARVLNGYARRLQVQERLTAEVARCIWDNLHPHGVAVVIDAQHGCMTGRGVRTPGVGMVTSRLLGCFLDDQRSRKEVLSLMGY; encoded by the coding sequence ATGAGCGACAGCAAAGTTGAAACGGGGCCGGACGGCAAGGTGGTCGTTCCCGACCATGTCGCGGATGCGGTGCGGACGCTGATCGAATGGGCCGGCGACGACCCGGCCCGCGAAGGCTTGCTCGATACACCCAAGCGCGTCGCGCGCGCGTGGAAGGAATATTGCAGCGGCTATGCCGATGATCCGGCGATCCATCTGGCGCGGACTTTCGAAGAAGTCGGCGGCTATGACGAGCTGGTGTTGCTGAAGGACATTCCGTTCCAGTCGCACTGCGAACATCATATGGCGCCGATCACCGGCAAGGCGTCGATCGCCTATATGCCGCGCGACCGCGTCGTCGGCATTTCCAAGCTCGCGCGCGTGCTCAACGGCTATGCGCGGCGGTTGCAGGTGCAGGAACGGCTGACCGCCGAGGTCGCGCGCTGCATCTGGGACAATCTGCATCCGCACGGCGTGGCGGTCGTCATCGACGCGCAGCACGGGTGCATGACCGGGCGCGGCGTGCGGACGCCGGGGGTCGGGATGGTGACGAGCCGCCTGCTCGGCTGCTTCCTCGACGATCAGCGCAGCCGCAAGGAAGTGCTTAGCCTGATGGGCTATTGA